One segment of Grus americana isolate bGruAme1 chromosome 23, bGruAme1.mat, whole genome shotgun sequence DNA contains the following:
- the STX12 gene encoding syntaxin-12, whose protein sequence is MSYGPLDPYRPGAPPPPRDFGGIIQTCSANVQRIAQYTAQIKNLMSQLGTKQDSSKLQENLQQLQHSANRLAKETNEYLKELGSLPLPLSASEQRQQRLQKERLMNDFSAALNKFQAIQRRVSEKEKETVARARAGSRISADERFREEQLVSFDSGEDWNQMQSQEEDVAITEQDLELIKERETAIRQLEADILDVNQIFKDLAMMIHDQGDMIDSIEANVESAEVHVERASEQLQRAAYYQKKSRKKICILILGLAVASIIIGFIIWQTTK, encoded by the exons ATGTCGTACGGCCCGCTGGACCCCTACCGCCCCGGGGCGCCGCCTCCGCCGCGAGACTTCGGCGGCATCATCCAGACATGCAGCGCCAACGTGCAGCGCATCGCGCAGTACA CTGCTCAAATAAAGAATTTGATGAGCCAGCTGGGAACCAAGCAGGATTCCAGCAAGCTTCAGGAGAACTT ACAACAGCTACAGCATTCTGCAAACCGCCTTGCCAAAGAGACCAATGAATATCTAAAGGAGTTGGGTTCTCTGCCACTTCCTTTATCTGCTTCTGAACAG CGCCAACAGAGACTTCAGAAAGAACGTTTAATGAATGACTTCTCCGCGGCCTTAAATAAATTCCAGGCAATACAGAGGCGAgtgtcagagaaggaaaaagagactgTAGCAAGGGCAAGAGCTGGCTCCCGTATCTCT GCTGATGAGCGGTTCAGAGAAGAACAGCTTGTTTCATTTGATAG TGGTGAAGATTGGAATCAAATGCAGTCTCAGGAAGAAGATGTGGCAATAACTGAACAGGACCTTGAACtcattaaagaaagagaaacagcaatCAGGCAATTAGAG GCAGACATTTTGGATGTCAATCAGATATTTAAGGATTTAGCCATGATGATTCATGACCAAGGAGATATGATTG ATAGCATAGAGGCAAATGTGGAAAGTGCAGAAGTCCATGTGGAAAGAGCCAGTGAGCAGTTACAGAGAGCTGCCTATTATCAG aaGAAATCCCGTAAGAAGATCTGTATCCTGATTCTTGGTCTTGCTGTGGCTTCTATAATCATAGGATTCATTATCTGGCAGacaacaaaatga